Part of the Nostoc sp. ATCC 53789 genome, AATAGCTTTCTTAAATTCAGATGCTACAGCTAAATCTCCTAATAACTTCGTTGCTTTGCCTTGATTTAAAGCATGACGAATTTCCTGAGTTGATAGAGATAAAGCACTGGTATTAATCCGCTCAAAAATAGCCTGTTTAAATTCACTATCTGTACCCGGTTCAAGAAAAATAACTGTAACAAGAGTTTCTTCTATACGACGTTGATAATTATGTGGAATTTCGTCATATATCTTGCCGTTAAATAGAGTAAATGATTCTAGTCCAGTTAACTTAAGTTTTTTATCTATCACAAACTCTTTTAAAGTGGTAAGCCTTTGTAAACCATCTATCACTAACCATTTTTCTTCATTAGTTGCATCAATATAGAATGCTGGTATAGGAATACGAAGTAAAATTGACTCAATAAGCCTACTTTGAGCAATTTTATTCCAAACGAATTTTCGTTGAAATTCAGGAGATAATTCAATTTCATTATTCTTAATTCTAACCATTAAGTAGTCAATACTAATCTGTCTAGTTTCAACCCTAATTTTAGTAGGATTAAATGGTTCACTTATCTCTTCTTCTTCTTCTATTGCAATATCATC contains:
- a CDS encoding DUF262 domain-containing protein produces the protein MTNMNHLNSQLFKEETKIDDDMTTEDDVEEDDIAIEEEEEISEPFNPTKIRVETRQISIDYLMVRIKNNEIELSPEFQRKFVWNKIAQSRLIESILLRIPIPAFYIDATNEEKWLVIDGLQRLTTLKEFVIDKKLKLTGLESFTLFNGKIYDEIPHNYQRRIEETLVTVIFLEPGTDSEFKQAIFERINTSALSLSTQEIRHALNQGKATKLLGDLAVASEFKKAIDTDKGIKSDRMADRECILRVLVFMIKNQELFQKNTSFKKILDQAMAYINIMSDEEIKIITNDFISLMNLAFEVFGKDAFRKMKKGAKRYPINKALFEAWSVNLYKLNAQEIEILKERKEIIKQKIIDLTNEGKFNTTIYRSTGTLKTVLHRLNEIEQVIKSVLS